In the genome of Rhineura floridana isolate rRhiFlo1 chromosome 10, rRhiFlo1.hap2, whole genome shotgun sequence, the window atttttgcaagccgtttcttgtcatataacacattttttgctatcatatattcatttttatgcacactttccccaaacataCTCATTTTCGTAAAACAtcggttggttggcgaactgcattgcaaaaatcgaGTAATTGCGAATTTCGAAGTGccgttctcacattgttttagaaagtgcggatttgatagattcaacttgaaatgcgaactgaatcgaaattcttagCTGTGCCTCCGGTAGGGATAGGCAATGAGTGCCACTCTTACCTGCACCTCTGCCTTGTCTCCTCTTGTGTGTTACAGCAGCTTGCTGGCTCataggaggggcagggggaagaggcagtgactgaatGCTGGGCTTCTGCAACTGGGACTGCAAGAAAGGTGacttggggggcaggggagggggagcatcGCCACTGCTGTTCAAGGCACTATTAGAGGTTGGggatggtggcagtggcaaaGATATCCTGTGTGGGGAAAAGGTAGACATAGAAGGCATTGGAGGTGGTGGCGGAGGCACAGGAGGGGAATTAATTCTTAGATCAAGCTGGGAAGCAGATGGGCTAGAACACTCACTGGTTCTGCCTGGAAGCCCAACAGGGGGACCTAAAGGCAAGGGcggaggtggtggtggcagcggtggcagCGGCGGCAAGTGCAAAGGGGATGTTGGAGTTTTAGGAGGCTTCTCGttctcaggaggaggaggaggagcagtgtTTGGGGAGGTGATGTTCTCAGGATTGTcaaccagaggaggaggaagaggtggaggagggggaaagataaGTGAAGGTTTGCTAGAGgaaggtgatggtggtggtggaggagcagGGATGTTGGGATGAGATGGAACTGCTCGCTGGCCCTTGGATGCTTCTGATGGATCTGCTGGCTTCGGGGTTTCAGGTGCCATTTGAAGGTTGCCACCAGCTTTCCCGTTATTGTTCAGTTGGGTTGGAGCCTTTGGAGGAGGAGATATTTTTGCAGCACTTGGCTGCCCGGTCCTACCAGCTgaagaaacaaagcaaaacctTTAGGAAGCAGCAAATAAATGCACTGTAAAAAATGGCACAGGTGACTCATGCTGTGGGTAACCGAAAATGGATGAAGATTTTCCTGCTCTTCATCAACCTTGAAGAGACCTTGTTCCCCCTGTCATAAATTCccactgcctgcctgccattccaATCCTACAGATTAGCTTCAGACAATGCAGTATCAGCAATGACTCGGTCATTTCCCCGGAGGCAACACCAAGACAGTTGAAACaacaacattctgcttcattgagACCAATAGAAATTCACAGCTCCTACACAACAGGGATGAGCACTGGAGATGGGATAGAAACCCTGGAGCAGCTGCTACATTCATAGTAGGGCCAGATCCAAGTCCTGCTGTCCTTCCAGCCAGCCCAATAGTTGATTAGTCTGCATGTCTGATGCATGTTTTCCTGATAAACCTCTCTCCTTTGCTATATTTTGgtagttttgatttctctcatcTGACTGAGAAGATACTTAAATAGTGATAACCAGGAGACATTTATCACTAGCAATGGTAGCATCTCTCTTCTGATTGTTGCATTG includes:
- the WIPF3 gene encoding WAS/WASL-interacting protein family member 3 isoform X2, which gives rise to MFLQFFTANTEPPKQRREDSKSRSALLHEIQRGTRLRRVTQINDQSAPQIEDSKRRASRDGGSSGTGRGDIPQALGNLFADGFPVLRPVGQRDLTAGRTGQPSAAKISPPPKAPTQLNNNGKAGGNLQMAPETPKPADPSEASKGQRAVPSHPNIPAPPPPPSPSSSKPSLIFPPPPPLPPPLVDNPENITSPNTAPPPPPENEKPPKTPTSPLHLPPLPPLPPPPPPLPLGPPVGLPGRTSECSSPSASQLDLRINSPPVPPPPPPMPSMSTFSPHRISLPLPPSPTSNSALNSSGDAPPPLPPKSPFLQSQLQKPSIQSLPLPPAPPMSQQAAVTHKRRQGRGAAKLMPPPVPPARSPTTELSSKCQYAQVSPWLVAHDLYPAIKNGTVHIMDDFESKFTFHSVEEFPPPDEFKPCLKIYPSQEARDNTNNPPLRTQVR